The sequence TTACTATCCATAACTCTCTCTTCTACTTCTTGTTTGGCATGAAAAATACCACTCTGTTTTAACATACCATCTACTAATGTTGTCTTACCATGATCAACATGGGCAATAATGGCTATATTCCTAATATCATCTCTTATTATCATCTTATCCTCCTTATATATAGAAATCACCCAACAGATTCCAATATATTAATTAAATTATCTCTTTCTTGATTAATATTTTATACCTAAATTATAACTATGATTAGATTATAATATATTACTTAAATTGTCAATCAAATTTAAGTAATATACTAAATAATTCTAACAAAAAAGAGTAGCACCTTCAGGTGCTACTCTTTTTTAGGAAACTATATCTCAAACTCTTCCATCATTTGCTGTAATTGTTGTGCCATATTTGATAATTCTTGTGATGATTCAGTAATTCCATGGGACATATTACTAATATCCTCAGAAGCATTCATTAATCTATTACTATTCCCTGCTAATTGCTCAGAAATAGATGCTGTCTGTTCTATTTGAATAGAAGTACTTTCTATTGCATCTCTTATTAGATCAAATACCTCACCTGTATCTTGAACAACAACTTTACCTTCTTTAGCCTTAACTTCTACATCTTTGATTACCTCTAGACCTTTAGTAGATTTACTTTGGGTCTCTTTCACTATTCCAGCAATATTATCAGTTGCTTTTGCAGTCTCTTCAGCCAACTCTCTAATCTCATCTGCTACTACAGCAAATCCTTGTCCATGTTCACCAGCTCTTGCCGCCTCAATTGCTGCATTTAAAGCTAATAAATTGGTCTGTTCAGCTATATTGGTAATTACTTCTATAATCTGACCAATCTCTTTCGAGTTATCATCTAGGGCATTTATAACCTCTACAGCTTCACTTACAGCTTGATTAATCTCTTCTATATTGTTGATTACTTTACTTATATTATCATTACCTACTTGGGTTTGGGCATTTGCTTCTTCTGCTAAGCCATTTACCTCTTGACTACTTGCCGATACCTGCTGAATACCACTTGCTATCTGTTCAATATTAGAGTTTGTATCTTCTATATTTGCATTTCCCTCTTCAGCAGAAGCAGCTAACTCTTGACTATAGCCTGACAAATCCTCTGTAATACCTAATAAACTAACTACGATTCCTCTTAAACTATTAGTCATCTTATTAACACTATCTATTAAAACACCAATTTCATCTTCTCTTTCTGTCTCTAATTTATTATTCAACTTACCAACTGCTATCTGATTAGTCACTTTTATAATCCTATCTAAAGGATTAAATAACAATCTATTAAAAGGTATAATTAATAGAGCTTGTATTACAATCTGACTAACTATAAAAATTATAACAATTAACCAGAATATCTTCTTGATTATAGGCTTAACCAATTCTGAAGAAGTTCCAACATATAACATACCAATAATTTCATCTTTTTTGTTCTTAATTGGTTGATATGCAGCATAATAATTTTCTCCTACTACATCTGCTTTTCCATAATAGTTCTTACCATCTTCTAATACTATTTTAGCTATCTTCTTATCTACTTTACTTCCTATAGCACTTGTAGCATCTTCTCTTTTGACATTAGTAGCAACTCTAGTACTATCAGCAAAAATTGTTGCAGTCCCTCTAGTTAATTCAACAATATCACCTATTATTTCAGAATTATTATTTATTAAAAGATCACCTTTATATAAGCGATCTCCTTCTTTACGCCAATCTCCTGGATACTTATGTGCTAAAAGTTGATCAGCTACATTCACTTCTCCTCTCACTGCTTGAATGGAAACTTGTTTAGTTATAACTATATTAACCCCTACCAATACTACAAAAGCTAAAATTAACATTGATATTCCCACAATTAAATTTAGTTTCAACTTTAAAGATAATTTATTAAACACCCTTCTCCCTCCCCATTTAAAAATAACAAACTATAATAATTATAACAAATTATGAAAAATTGATCAAATAATTAAAATATTTATCCTCTTTTCAACAAATAAAATATTCTTTCCT is a genomic window of Orenia marismortui DSM 5156 containing:
- a CDS encoding methyl-accepting chemotaxis protein; protein product: MFNKLSLKLKLNLIVGISMLILAFVVLVGVNIVITKQVSIQAVRGEVNVADQLLAHKYPGDWRKEGDRLYKGDLLINNNSEIIGDIVELTRGTATIFADSTRVATNVKREDATSAIGSKVDKKIAKIVLEDGKNYYGKADVVGENYYAAYQPIKNKKDEIIGMLYVGTSSELVKPIIKKIFWLIVIIFIVSQIVIQALLIIPFNRLLFNPLDRIIKVTNQIAVGKLNNKLETEREDEIGVLIDSVNKMTNSLRGIVVSLLGITEDLSGYSQELAASAEEGNANIEDTNSNIEQIASGIQQVSASSQEVNGLAEEANAQTQVGNDNISKVINNIEEINQAVSEAVEVINALDDNSKEIGQIIEVITNIAEQTNLLALNAAIEAARAGEHGQGFAVVADEIRELAEETAKATDNIAGIVKETQSKSTKGLEVIKDVEVKAKEGKVVVQDTGEVFDLIRDAIESTSIQIEQTASISEQLAGNSNRLMNASEDISNMSHGITESSQELSNMAQQLQQMMEEFEI